In Xiphias gladius isolate SHS-SW01 ecotype Sanya breed wild chromosome 6, ASM1685928v1, whole genome shotgun sequence, a single genomic region encodes these proteins:
- the LOC120790979 gene encoding transmembrane protein 125, with protein MPELDNFPPLRGARGPELGLNGPADPAQIQHSILEEQVELWWFRDPGKSLLCYCVAVLLILGCGLGGVGLLSTTTSVSSEWRLGAGTALCLLALGVLLKQLLSSAVQDMNCVRSRQRIDMLKSGGLSDLLVVLITGLSLLICGGVLLRLALANHMPKPGQALNDMYISGVVLLAGGGAAVVGVGIYSVVVILLERTRHGRRLVDQVLNIFTVSGHMDRHARRETTSSLANLI; from the coding sequence ATGCCTGAGCTGGATAACTTTCCCCCCTTGAGGGGCGCCAGAGGCCCTGAGCTGGGCCTAAATGGACCAGCAGACCCAGCTCAGATTCAGCACAGCATCCTGGAGGAGCAGGTGGAGCTGTGGTGGTTCAGAGATCCTGGGAAATCTCTGCTCTGCTACTGTGTGGCTGTACTTCTAATCCTGGGCTGTGGGCTGGGAGGAGTCGGACttctctccaccaccaccagcgTCTCAAGCGAATGGCGGCTGGGAGCAGGCACGGCCCTCTGCCTGCTAGCCCTGGGAGTCCTGCTCAAACAACTGCTCAGCTCAGCTGTGCAGGATATGAATTGCGTTCGAAGCCGACAGCGGATTGACATGCTAAAAAGCGGTGGTTTATCGGACCTCCTCGTGGTTTTGATTACCGGGCTGTCACTGTTGATTTGTGGAGGGGTTCTACTACGTCTGGCCCTGGCTAACCACATGCCGAAGCCTGGCCAAGCCCTTAATGACATGTACATCTCCGGGGTGGTTTTGCTGGCTGGAGGGGGGGCTGCAGTTGTGGGTGTTGGGATATACTCTGTTGTGGTAATTCTGCTTGAGAGGACAAGGCACGGACGAAGGTTGGTGGACCAGGTTTTGAATATCTTCACTGTTTCTGGACACATGGACCGCCATGCTCGCAGAGAGACTACCTCCAGTCTGGCTAACCTCATATGA